In one Cupriavidus taiwanensis genomic region, the following are encoded:
- a CDS encoding DNA polymerase II: protein MALQQGFILTRHWRDTPDGTEVEFWLATDDGPRRLRLAPQPSVAFVPQVQRERAEALLWRERGVELRPLALRDFRRRPVLGLYCAQHRQLIQLARSLRDAGVDVYEADIRPPERYLMERFITAPVWFDGEPDAAGVLRNAQMKPSADCRPALRLVSLDIETSAAGELYSIALEGCGQRQVYVLGPAPQTPADVDFSLAYCDTRPELLHRLNQWLADHDPDAIIGWNLVQFDLRVLQEQARRFQVPLRLGRGGAEMEWREHNAQQHFFASAPGRLIIDGIEALRSATWSFPSFSLEAVAQSLLGEGKAIDDPYDRMDAIDRMFADDKPALARYNLRDCELVTRIFAKTELLPFLLERATVTGLPADRSGGSVAAFTHLYMPLMHRQGLVAPNLGEKAPEASPGGFVMDSRPGLYESVLVLDYKSLYPSIIRTFLIDPVGLVEGLAHPDDADAVPGFRGARFSRTKHCLPAIVARLWQGREAAKRDGNKPLAQALKIIMNAFYGVLGSSGCRFFDARLASSITMRGHEIMRQTRALIEARGYEVIYGDTDSTFVWLGRARTEADAAQIGRSLVAYVNDWWRDHLRQAYGLESALELQFETHFRRFLMPTIRGAELGSKKRYAGQVERPDGTREMVFKGLETVRTDWSPLAQRFQQTLYQKVFNREPYADYVRDIVRRTLAGELDQELVYRKRLRRRLEEYQRNVPSHVRAARLADDYNERQGRPRQYQQGGWISYVMTVAGPEPLEARTAPIDYGHYVTRQLQPIADAILPFLDDGFETLVSGQMALFPH, encoded by the coding sequence GTGGCACTCCAGCAAGGCTTCATCCTGACCCGGCACTGGCGCGATACGCCGGACGGAACCGAAGTCGAGTTCTGGCTGGCGACGGATGACGGGCCGCGCCGGCTGCGGTTGGCCCCGCAGCCGTCGGTTGCGTTCGTGCCGCAGGTGCAGCGCGAGCGTGCCGAGGCACTGCTGTGGCGAGAGCGTGGGGTCGAGCTGCGGCCGCTGGCGCTGCGCGATTTCCGGCGCAGGCCGGTGCTGGGACTGTACTGCGCCCAGCACCGGCAGCTGATCCAGCTGGCCAGGTCGCTGCGCGATGCCGGCGTGGACGTGTATGAAGCCGATATCCGGCCGCCGGAGCGCTACCTGATGGAGCGCTTTATCACCGCGCCAGTGTGGTTCGACGGTGAGCCGGATGCCGCCGGCGTGCTGCGCAACGCGCAGATGAAGCCGTCGGCCGATTGCCGGCCCGCGCTGCGGCTGGTGTCGCTCGATATCGAAACCAGCGCGGCGGGCGAGCTCTATTCGATCGCGCTCGAGGGCTGTGGCCAGCGCCAGGTCTACGTGCTGGGGCCGGCGCCGCAAACGCCCGCGGACGTCGATTTCTCGCTCGCCTACTGCGACACCCGGCCGGAATTGCTGCACCGGCTGAACCAGTGGCTGGCCGACCACGATCCCGATGCGATCATCGGCTGGAACCTGGTGCAGTTCGACCTGCGCGTGTTGCAGGAGCAGGCACGCCGGTTCCAGGTGCCGCTGCGGCTGGGGCGGGGCGGCGCGGAGATGGAATGGCGCGAACATAATGCGCAGCAGCACTTCTTTGCCAGTGCGCCAGGACGCCTCATCATCGACGGCATCGAGGCGCTGCGCTCGGCCACCTGGAGCTTTCCATCGTTCAGCCTCGAAGCCGTGGCCCAGTCGCTGCTGGGCGAGGGCAAGGCGATCGACGATCCGTATGACCGGATGGACGCCATCGACCGCATGTTTGCCGATGACAAGCCGGCGCTGGCGCGCTACAACCTGCGTGACTGCGAGCTGGTGACGCGGATCTTCGCCAAGACCGAGCTGTTGCCGTTCCTGCTCGAGCGCGCCACCGTCACGGGCTTGCCGGCCGACCGCAGCGGCGGCTCGGTGGCGGCCTTCACGCATCTCTACATGCCGCTGATGCACCGCCAGGGCCTGGTCGCGCCCAACCTCGGCGAGAAAGCGCCGGAGGCCAGCCCGGGCGGCTTCGTCATGGACTCGCGCCCCGGCTTGTATGAATCCGTGCTGGTGCTGGACTACAAGAGCCTGTACCCGTCGATCATCCGCACCTTCCTGATCGATCCGGTCGGACTGGTGGAAGGGCTGGCGCATCCGGACGATGCCGATGCGGTGCCGGGCTTCCGCGGCGCACGGTTTTCCCGGACGAAACACTGCCTGCCGGCCATCGTGGCGCGGTTGTGGCAGGGCCGCGAGGCCGCCAAGCGCGATGGCAACAAGCCGCTGGCGCAGGCGCTCAAGATCATCATGAACGCGTTCTACGGCGTGCTCGGTTCCAGCGGCTGCCGCTTCTTCGACGCGCGGCTGGCGTCGTCGATCACCATGCGCGGGCACGAGATCATGCGGCAGACCCGTGCGCTGATCGAGGCGCGCGGCTACGAGGTGATCTACGGCGACACCGACTCGACCTTCGTCTGGCTGGGCCGCGCCCGCACCGAGGCCGACGCCGCGCAGATCGGGCGCAGCCTGGTTGCCTACGTCAACGACTGGTGGCGCGACCATCTGCGGCAGGCCTATGGGCTGGAGAGCGCGCTGGAGCTGCAGTTCGAGACCCACTTCCGGCGCTTCCTGATGCCGACCATCCGCGGCGCCGAGCTGGGCAGCAAGAAGCGCTATGCCGGCCAGGTGGAGCGTCCCGACGGCACGCGCGAGATGGTGTTCAAGGGCCTGGAGACGGTGCGCACCGACTGGTCGCCGCTGGCGCAGCGCTTCCAGCAGACGCTCTACCAAAAGGTCTTCAACCGCGAGCCGTATGCCGACTATGTGCGCGACATCGTGCGCCGCACGCTGGCCGGCGAGCTGGACCAGGAACTGGTCTACCGCAAGCGGCTGCGGCGCAGGCTCGAAGAGTACCAGCGCAACGTGCCGTCGCATGTGCGCGCCGCGCGCCTTGCCGACGACTATAACGAGCGGCAGGGCAGGCCGCGCCAGTACCAGCAAGGCGGCTGGATCAGCTATGTGATGACGGTTGCCGGCCCGGAGCCGCTGGAAGCGCGGACAGCGCCGATCGACTACGGCCACTACGTGACAAGACAGCTCCAGCCGATCGCCGATGCCATCCTGCCATTCCTCGACGACGGCTTCGAGACGCTGGTATCCGGCCAGATGGCGCTGTTTCCGCATTAG
- a CDS encoding sigma-54-dependent Fis family transcriptional regulator yields MRHAADGLVRDVQIARRNFFDGKLIPPGTVPELVARSWGRAASSGLRPEDRALFSNFVTHGQLQRLEDEHRVLIDAAGEDMEILARAFPAQHWLVFCTNAAGMIVSASSSPSAAPTAAAAIRGGKQVCEAALGTNAPGCVLSEGGVSVEIRRGEHYLNELIDVVCAAAPIYDCHDRLIGVLDVTGFGVDLPAYALSRVQAAAMSIENRLYARLPARRIVRLHHDHRMLHTPAEGIIAISDDDVIIAANRAARQMLGLRAGSGEGTDLREIFAGALHGAPGPALASLSARSGERFFVSLEPHARRRRTAAAMPAGGAGCRIADAALGRAFEKAVTVIGEQVPVILLGETGTGKSLLARALHDASRPGTAFVALDCSSIPESLAEAELFGYADGAFTGSRKGGSIGKIEQANHGTLFLDEIGDMPLPLQTRLLSVLQERSLMRVGGSKPVPVDISVICATHRNLDELVRQGSFRQDLFYRLNGMSVRMPALRERTDLPELIDAIVQSLARGRPKRLEADVMAVLMAHQWPGNIRELHQVLRAAMALSGDSELVQREHFDEGWLTVAAIGAPAAGILPARPDAQSTMLADMQSELIHRTLAALSGNRSQAARALGTSRATLYRKLARSKSA; encoded by the coding sequence ATGAGGCATGCGGCGGATGGCCTGGTACGTGACGTGCAAATCGCGCGGCGGAACTTCTTCGACGGCAAACTGATTCCGCCTGGAACGGTCCCCGAGCTGGTTGCCCGCTCCTGGGGGCGCGCCGCGAGTTCGGGGCTGCGGCCAGAGGATCGTGCCCTGTTCAGCAACTTCGTCACGCATGGCCAGCTGCAGCGGCTCGAGGACGAACACCGTGTGTTGATAGATGCCGCTGGCGAGGACATGGAGATCCTGGCGCGCGCGTTTCCCGCGCAACACTGGCTGGTGTTCTGCACCAACGCGGCAGGCATGATCGTCAGCGCCAGCAGCAGTCCGAGCGCGGCGCCCACCGCTGCGGCCGCAATTCGTGGTGGCAAGCAAGTGTGCGAAGCCGCGCTCGGCACCAATGCCCCTGGCTGCGTGCTGAGCGAAGGGGGCGTGTCGGTGGAGATACGTCGTGGCGAGCATTACCTGAACGAGCTCATCGATGTGGTCTGCGCGGCGGCGCCGATCTACGACTGCCACGACCGGCTGATCGGCGTGCTCGATGTTACCGGCTTCGGCGTGGACCTGCCCGCCTACGCGCTCAGTCGCGTGCAGGCTGCCGCCATGTCGATCGAAAACCGCCTGTACGCGAGGCTGCCGGCTCGCCGCATCGTGCGTCTGCATCACGACCATCGCATGCTGCATACGCCTGCCGAAGGCATTATCGCCATTTCCGACGACGACGTGATCATCGCCGCCAACCGCGCCGCCCGGCAAATGCTTGGCCTGCGCGCCGGTAGCGGCGAGGGCACCGATTTGCGCGAGATTTTTGCCGGCGCTCTGCATGGCGCCCCGGGACCGGCCCTGGCCTCGCTGAGCGCCCGCAGCGGCGAACGCTTCTTCGTTTCGCTGGAGCCGCACGCACGGCGACGCCGCACCGCCGCGGCCATGCCAGCCGGCGGCGCAGGCTGCCGGATTGCCGACGCGGCCCTCGGGCGTGCCTTCGAAAAGGCCGTGACCGTCATCGGCGAGCAGGTCCCGGTGATCCTGCTGGGCGAGACCGGCACCGGCAAGAGCCTGCTGGCGCGCGCGCTGCATGACGCCAGCCGCCCTGGCACCGCCTTTGTTGCGCTGGACTGTTCGTCGATTCCTGAAAGCCTGGCCGAGGCAGAACTGTTCGGCTACGCCGACGGCGCGTTCACAGGCAGCCGCAAGGGCGGCAGCATCGGCAAGATCGAGCAGGCCAACCATGGCACCCTGTTTCTCGACGAGATCGGCGATATGCCGCTGCCGCTGCAGACGCGGCTGCTGAGCGTGCTGCAGGAGCGCAGCCTGATGCGCGTCGGCGGCAGCAAGCCGGTGCCGGTCGATATTTCCGTGATCTGCGCCACCCACCGCAACCTGGACGAACTGGTGCGCCAAGGCAGCTTCCGCCAGGACCTGTTCTACCGCCTGAACGGCATGTCAGTGCGCATGCCGGCGCTGCGCGAGCGCACCGACTTGCCTGAACTTATCGACGCGATCGTGCAGTCGCTGGCGCGCGGCCGCCCGAAGCGGCTCGAAGCCGATGTGATGGCGGTGCTGATGGCGCATCAATGGCCGGGCAACATCCGTGAACTGCACCAGGTGCTGCGTGCCGCCATGGCGCTGTCCGGCGACAGTGAACTGGTGCAACGCGAACACTTCGACGAGGGCTGGCTGACGGTGGCGGCGATCGGCGCGCCGGCTGCCGGCATCTTGCCAGCCAGGCCGGACGCGCAGTCGACCATGCTGGCCGACATGCAGAGCGAGCTGATCCACCGCACCCTGGCAGCGCTCAGCGGCAACCGCTCGCAGGCCGCGCGCGCGCTCGGCACCTCGCGAGCGACCTTGTATCGCAAGCTGGCGCGCAGCAAGTCCGCCTGA